The Cyanobacterium sp. Dongsha4 nucleotide sequence GGGGAGATGCGATCGTCTGAATTAGGCGAGATTCCTAAAGATTGGCAAATTAGAAAACTAGGTGATGAAATTGATGTTCAAAAAGGCTTAAGTTATAAAGGTTCAGGATTAGCTGATATTGAAACAGGAATTCCTATGCACAATTTAAAATCTATTTATGAAGGTGGAGGTTATCAGCATGAAGGAATAAAATATTACAATGCAGATTATAAGGAAAGACATATTTGTAAAGCTGGGGATATTATTGTTACCAATACAGAGCAAGGTGAAAAACATAAATTAATAGGTTTTCCAGCTAGAATTCCAGCTTATTTTGAAAATACTTCTATTTTCACTCATCATATTTCAAAAATATCTATCCAAAAGAGTTCTTACTTAAGAAATGAATTCATTTATTATTTATTTCATTCTCGAATTATGAGACATCAAATTATTTCATATACAAATGGCACAACTGTAAATATGTTACCCAATGATGGTTTAAAATTACCAATTTTTGCTCTACCTCCTAAAGAGATGATTGCTAAATTTTCAGAAGTCATTAAACCTATTTGGGCTAAATCTGAAATTAATTATGAACAAATTCAAACATTAACAAAAACCCGTGATGCGTTGCTACCGAAATTAATGAGCGGACAGATAAGAGTGAAGGAGTGAAAGATGAAATTATTTTTTTATAATCAAAGTAAACCGATGCCAAATGCTTAATATAAAAGCCATTAATCCCATAGATTTTATACAGGAATTAGACAATGACAATGAAAATTAATCTTAACACAGACCAACAAATTATCGAAGAAGCATTTAATGTTTTAATAGATCATTTAGATGTGGTAAAAGTGATGCGTTTTTGGGAAATTTGCCACTTAGGAAAAGGTGATTACTCTGAGCTTAAAAACCAATTATTTAAAGATGAAACCGTAGATACTCTTTATGACAAAATCAAAGCCTTTGAAAACAGTCAACAGGAAAATGGATGATGATTGAACTATATCAAAGAGTTTTCCTTAATCAAAACTTCCCCGAATATAACTTGAGAAAAGGAGATATAGCCACCTTTATTGATACCGTGCCTCATCCCGAAGGCGGAGAAGAAGGCTATGTTTTAGAAATATTTAACGCCCTTGGAGAATCAATAGATGAAGTGATAGTGCCTAAAAGTGCCGTTAATCCCCTAGAAGAAAACCAAATTCTCACTGTGCGCTCTTTAGTTAAAGTTTAAAATATTTGTTAATTAATAAAAAGAGAAATTAAAGTTAGAGATTAGAGATTAATTATTGATAACTATTAATAAAATAATTCCCGTTTTTTCTGCTAACTTAACCACTTGAAAAGGTAACGAATTTTCAAACAATAAAGCACTAACAAATATATTCGTATCTATAACAACTCTAATCATTGTCTTCTGCTAAAATCTCCGCTAAAATTTCAGGATTTAAACCCCTTGCCTGAGCATTTTTAGAAATTTCTGCCATGACATCAGTTAGACTTTTATCTGCTAAATTGTATTGAAAAAATAAGCTAATAATAGAACTTAATTGTTGCTGAGTTTCAGGTTTAGCAGACTCAAAAGCCCTTTTAACTTCTTCTGCCACAGGAATAGTAATTGTCGTCATAACTTTACCTTTTTAACAAGAGATATTAACGAAATATCTTATCATAAATTAATATAAAAAATATGAGAACAAACAACTAACTAGATATGACAAACATCATCCTAGAAAAACTTGAACCCCAACTAAAAGAACGTTTACAACAACGTGCCACTCAAAATGGACGCACCATTGAAGCAGAAATTACCGCTATTCTCTCTATCGCTTTACAAACTGAATCTGACACTAATTCCACCCAAGACTTAGCCACCTCGATCGCCCAACGCTTTGCATCTCTGGGAGAATTTGACATCCCCGAAATACCTAGAGAAGCCATTAGAGAAGCTCCTACCTTTTAGCTATAAACTGTTAAATATAGGCTGATTAACCCTTGGGATTTATGAAATACACTACTGAAGATGACATCGAACTGTTTAACCTAGAAATCTTACAAAGTCTAGGCTATAACTACCTCTGCGGTTATGACATCCAACCAGAAGCCATTAACCAAGAGCGAGAAAACTTCAGTGACGTAGTGCTACTTAACCGCCTAGAAAACGCCCTCAGTCGTATTAACCCAGATATTCCCCCCTACTGCCGACAACAGGCGATAAGAGAATTATTGAATATCACCAGCCCAGACTTAATCAGTAACAACGAGAAATTCCATCAATACTTAACTGAAGGTATAACCGTTGAATATCAAAAACAAGGCGAAACCAGAGGCGAACAACTGTGGCTCATTGATTGGCAAAACCCAGACAATAACGAGTTTTTAGCCGTTAACCAATTTACCATTATTGAAGATAACCATAACCGCCGCCCTGATATTATCCTGTTTATAAATGGCTTACCCTTAGTAGTAATTGAACTGAAAAACCCCGCCGATGCCAAAGCCGACACTTACAAAGCCTTTAACCAACTCCAAACCTATAAACGGGAAATACCAAGCCTCTTTACCTATAACGCCCTCCTAGTCATCTCCGATGGTATTACTGCCAAAGCAGGTTCACTATCAGCAGACTATAACCGCTTCATGGAATGGAAAACCAACAGCCGATACCTGAGCGAAGTCGAAGACACAGAGGCATTGAAGATTAAGGAAAATGTACCTTCCCATAACACCTCCCAAAGAGAAAATTTATCTTCTAATAACTCCTCCCCAACGGAGGGAGATAAGATAATTAATCAATTACAAGTATTAACCGAGGGAATGCTGAATAAACATACCCTTTTAGACCTAATCCGTCACTTTACCGTCTTTGAAGCCACCCAAAACCAAGATCCTAAAACCGATATAGTCACCATCAAAAAAACTAAGAAAATCGCCGCCTACCATCAATATTACGCCGTTAATAAAGCCCTAGACAGCATTATTCGTGCCTCTGGTATGTTCTCTCCTAATAACTCCCAGACAGGCAAAATAGCCTCTCCTAACCCCTCTAAAATAGATAATTTAACCACCCCCTCTCAAATCAACAGAAATCTTGCCAGTGATAGAAAAAATGAAACAGAAAACATCACCTCTAATCAAGAAGGAGATAGAAGAGGGGGAGTCGTCTGGCATACCCAAGGAAGCGGAAAATCCCTGTCAATGGTATTTTTAGCAGGTAAATTAGTTCTTTGTGAAACCCTCAACAATCCTACCGTACTCATCCTAACAGACCGTAACGATTTGGATGACCAACTATTTGACACCTTCGCCAGTTGCCGTCAACTACTGCGCCAAAGCCCCCAACAAGCAGACGATCGCACCAAAGTGCAAGAACTATTACAAGTCGCCTCTGGGGGAATAGTATTTTCTACTATTCAAAAATTCGCCCCTACCGATGGTGAAAGCCTTTATCCTCAACTGTCAGACCGTAATAATATCATTGTCTTAGCCGATGAAGCCCACCGTAGCCAATACGGCTTTAAAGCCAAACAGGTTGATATTAAAGATGAGACAGGCAAAGTAATTGGGAAACAAACTAAATACGGCTTTGCCCGTTATATCCGAGATGCCTTACCCCATGCCACCTTTATTGGTTTTACAGGCACACCCATTGAACAAACAGATAAAAATACTAAAGAAGTTTTCGGTAACTATATTGATATTTATGATATAGCCCAAGCAGTCAAAGACGGTGCTACTGTTCCCATTTACTATGAAAGTAGGCTAGTTCATTTAGAATTGGACGAATTAGGCAGACAACTGCTAGAAGAATTAGAGGATGATTTACAGTTTGAAGACTTAAACGCTACCCAAAAAGCCAAAGCTAAAGGCACTCAATTAGAGGCATTAGTAGGGGCAACAAAACGGGTGAGCGCGATCGCCTTCGACATAGTTAACCACTTTCAACAAAGACAAAAGGCTAATCGTGGTAAGGCAATGATAGTCACCATGAGTCGCCGTATTGCGGTTAACCTCTACGCAGAAATAATTAAACTGCTTCCCGACTGGCATCACCCAGAATTAACCAAAGGCAAAATTAAAGTGGTGATGACAGCTAACGCCTCCGATGAGGAAAATCTAGTCCGACACCACACCAGTAAAAAAGACCGTCAAATCCTCGCCCAACGCCTCAAAGATGCCGATGATGAACTAGAAATGGTCATTGTCTGTGATATGTGGTTAACAGGATTTGATGCTCCCTGTCTCCATACCATGTACATTGATAAACCCCTCAAAGCCCATAACCTCATGCAAGCGATCGCCCGCATCAACCGAGTGTATTTTGAGAAGGAAGGGGGGTTAGTAGTGGACTACTTAGGGTTAGCCAGTGAACTAAAAAAAGCCCTGAGTTTTTACGCTGAAAGTGGCGGTAAAGGACAACCTACCTTAGATCAAGAAGTGGCTTTAGGCTTCTTACTCAGCAAATTAGAAGTAGTGGAACAAATACTCCATGAGTTTGACTATGAATGTTACTTTACTGCGGAGACGGGGGAAAAACTAAATATCCTCACCAAAGCTATTAATTACGTTTGTAGCCCTGATATTAAGGAAAGATTTATGAGGGAAGTAACGGCACTATCCAAAGCCTATTCCTTAGCTGTACCCCATCCAGAGGCATTAGCCAAAGCCGAATTAATCTCCTTCTTCCAAGCCATCCAAGCCAGTATTTACAAACTAGAACCACGAGACTACGGGTTAAGTAATAGTGAAATGGAAACCGCCATACGTCAGGTAGTGGATCAGGCGTTGGTATCGGATACAGTGGTAAATATTTTAGACCAAGTAGGTCTCAAAAACCCTGATATTTCCATCATCTCCGATGAATTTATTGCCGAAGTGCGAGGCATGGAACACAAAAACCTTGCGGTGGAATTACTAGAAAAACTCCTCAAAGACGAAATCCATAACCGCAAACGAGTTAACCTAGTCCAAAGTCGGAAACTAACAGAAATGTTAGAGGATGCCCTCCGCCGTTATCATAACCATGTCATTACCGTCAGAGATGTGATAGAAGAATTACTGAATATCTCCCAAGATGTCACCCAAGCCGATAAAAGGGGAGAGGAATTGGGCTTAGAACCTTATGAGTTAGCCTTTTACGATGCCTTAGCTCAAAATCAAAGTGCAGTGGAGGTAATGGGCGTAAATGAACTCAAAGCGTTGGCGATCGCACTTACGGATAAAATCAAGAAAAATGTGTCTATTGACTGGAACTTAAAAGAAAGCGTGAGGGCAAGAATGAAAATAATGGTGAAGA carries:
- a CDS encoding DUF4926 domain-containing protein, giving the protein MIELYQRVFLNQNFPEYNLRKGDIATFIDTVPHPEGGEEGYVLEIFNALGESIDEVIVPKSAVNPLEENQILTVRSLVKV
- a CDS encoding PIN domain-containing protein, which produces MIRVVIDTNIFVSALLFENSLPFQVVKLAEKTGIILLIVINN
- a CDS encoding FitA-like ribbon-helix-helix domain-containing protein; this translates as MTNIILEKLEPQLKERLQQRATQNGRTIEAEITAILSIALQTESDTNSTQDLATSIAQRFASLGEFDIPEIPREAIREAPTF
- a CDS encoding type I restriction endonuclease subunit R; protein product: MKYTTEDDIELFNLEILQSLGYNYLCGYDIQPEAINQERENFSDVVLLNRLENALSRINPDIPPYCRQQAIRELLNITSPDLISNNEKFHQYLTEGITVEYQKQGETRGEQLWLIDWQNPDNNEFLAVNQFTIIEDNHNRRPDIILFINGLPLVVIELKNPADAKADTYKAFNQLQTYKREIPSLFTYNALLVISDGITAKAGSLSADYNRFMEWKTNSRYLSEVEDTEALKIKENVPSHNTSQRENLSSNNSSPTEGDKIINQLQVLTEGMLNKHTLLDLIRHFTVFEATQNQDPKTDIVTIKKTKKIAAYHQYYAVNKALDSIIRASGMFSPNNSQTGKIASPNPSKIDNLTTPSQINRNLASDRKNETENITSNQEGDRRGGVVWHTQGSGKSLSMVFLAGKLVLCETLNNPTVLILTDRNDLDDQLFDTFASCRQLLRQSPQQADDRTKVQELLQVASGGIVFSTIQKFAPTDGESLYPQLSDRNNIIVLADEAHRSQYGFKAKQVDIKDETGKVIGKQTKYGFARYIRDALPHATFIGFTGTPIEQTDKNTKEVFGNYIDIYDIAQAVKDGATVPIYYESRLVHLELDELGRQLLEELEDDLQFEDLNATQKAKAKGTQLEALVGATKRVSAIAFDIVNHFQQRQKANRGKAMIVTMSRRIAVNLYAEIIKLLPDWHHPELTKGKIKVVMTANASDEENLVRHHTSKKDRQILAQRLKDADDELEMVIVCDMWLTGFDAPCLHTMYIDKPLKAHNLMQAIARINRVYFEKEGGLVVDYLGLASELKKALSFYAESGGKGQPTLDQEVALGFLLSKLEVVEQILHEFDYECYFTAETGEKLNILTKAINYVCSPDIKERFMREVTALSKAYSLAVPHPEALAKAELISFFQAIQASIYKLEPRDYGLSNSEMETAIRQVVDQALVSDTVVNILDQVGLKNPDISIISDEFIAEVRGMEHKNLAVELLEKLLKDEIHNRKRVNLVQSRKLTEMLEDALRRYHNHVITVRDVIEELLNISQDVTQADKRGEELGLEPYELAFYDALAQNQSAVEVMGVNELKALAIALTDKIKKNVSIDWNLKESVRARMKIMVKRLLRQYGYPPDMAKLATELVLEQAQVFTEAQVNG